One window of Kryptolebias marmoratus isolate JLee-2015 linkage group LG3, ASM164957v2, whole genome shotgun sequence genomic DNA carries:
- the LOC108249136 gene encoding protein CutA homolog, with the protein MHIGLPGAQTLQVGFTKALIWTVLLSLFMFQLLRTAGLRAFSMASETYISGTHSAAFVSCPNETFAKDLARGIVEKKLAACVNIIPAIKSVYEWQGKIEEDSEVLLMIKTRSSKVPALAEYVRSNHPYEVAEVISLPIDQGNPPYLKWIGDFVPE; encoded by the exons ATGCACATTGGATTACCTGGTGCACAGACGCTGCAAGTTGGGTTCACAAAAGCTTTGATTTGG ACGGTGcttttgagtttgtttatgTTCCAACTGCTGAGGACTGCAGGACTGCGAGCATTCTCCATGGCTTCTGAGACTTACATATCGGGCACGCACTCTGCAGCTTTCGTCTCCTGTCCAAATGAGACCTTTGCTAAAGACTTGGCTAG gggTATTGTGGAAAAGAAACTAGCTGCTTGTGTGAACATTATCCCAGCAATTAAATCAGT ATACGAGTGGCAGGGAAAGATCGAGGAGGACAGTGAAGTGCTTCTG ATGATCAAAACGAGAAGTTCCAAAGTGCCCGCTCTTGCTGAATATGTTCg CTCAAACCATCCCTATGAGGTGGCCGAGGTCATCAGCCTGCCCATCGACCAGGGTAACCCGCCTTACCTGAAGTGGATAGGAGACTTTGTGCCAGAGTAG
- the LOC108248289 gene encoding somatostatin receptor type 5, which translates to MELIQATQVSLLPQEEPTATWSNSSVLPYSSALLFVTPSASLPGISPTDGSFFFNSSCQNCTKSTSVSLPGLAGVFIPLIYGIVCIVGLAGNTLVIHVIVNYTKNESVTNIYILNLAIADELFMLGLPFLAVQNALLSWPFGSLMCRVVMTVDAFNQFTSIFCLTVMSVDRYLAVVHPIRSSWWRRPRVAKAISGTVWAGSFVVVLPVVVFADVLKDDGNCSIVWPEPAEVWKTSFIVYTCIVGFFCPLLVISLCYLLIIIKVRSVGKRTQATSSRRRKSERKITRMVVVVVAVFILCWLPFYALNILNLVVVLPGDFRGLYYFVVVLSYANSCANPILYGFLSDNFKRGFRKALCRTSRKVKNNDRAGTEVQRPTEEWGGIVLQPQKCNRIANMSKEDGGENNVIEEIVGAEGGLQMREICRTSQKGNNYEVNEGTKMCDGQRTDPETASAFDPPQTVSLKANKIKTSNLQSEKVLDKTSVLKISYL; encoded by the exons ATGGAGCTCATTCAGGCCACCCAGGTTTCTTTACTGCCGCAGGAAGAGCCCACAGCTACCTGGAGCAACAGCTCAGTTCTGCCTTACTCCAGTGCTTTGTTATTTGTGACTCCCTCTGCGTCGCTTCCCGGCATCAGCCCAACCGATGGATCGTTCTTCTTTAACAGCAGCTGTCAGAACTGCACTAAAAGCACATCTGTCTCCCTCCCTGGTTTGGCAGGAGTCTTCATCCCTCTTATTTACGGGATAGTTTGTATTGTTGGCTTAGCTGGAAACACTCTGGTCATCCATGTCATTGTGAACTACACAAAAAATGAGTCAGTCACAAACATCTACATTTTGAATCTAGCCATTGCAGATGAGCTTTTTATGCTCGGCCTGCCTTTCCTGGCCGTGCAAAATGCTCTCCTCTCTTGGCCCTTCGGCTCATTGATGTGCCGTGTGGTCATGACGGTTGATGCTTTCAACCAGTTTACCAGCATCTTTTGTCTGACCGTGATGTCAGTGGACCGGTACCTGGCTGTCGTCCATCCCATCCGCTCCTCCTGGTGGCGACGCCCCCGCGTGGCAAAGGCCATCAGCGGCACCGTGTGGGCAGGGTCCTTTGTGGTGGTTCTGCCAGTGGTCGTGTTTGCAGACGTGCTGAAGGATGACGGGAACTGCAGCATCGTGTGGCCTGAACCAGCAGAAGTGTGGAAGACGTCTTTCATTGTGTACACGTGCATCGTTGGCTTCTTCTGTCCTCTGCTTGTCATCTCTTTGTGCTACCTGCTCATCATCATCAAG gtGAGGAGTGTTGGAAAAAGGACACAGGCCACATCGTCAAGGCGCAGAAAGTCTGAGCGAAAAATCACCAGGATGGTGGTAGTTGTTGTAGCCGTCTTTATCCTCTGCTGGCTGCCTTTCTATGCCCTCAACATCCTGAACCTTGTGGTGGTCCTGCCCGGAGACTTCAGGGGGCTCTACTACTTTGTCGTCGTGCTTTCGTACGCAAACAGCTGCGCTAACCCCATACTGTACGGATTCTTGTCCGACAACTTCAAGAGAGGCTTCAGGAAGGCCCTGTGTCGCACCTCGCGCAAGGTGAAGAACAACGACAGGGCTGGCACCGAGGTACAGCGACCGACGGAGGAGTGGGGGGGGATCGTGCTCCAACCGCAGAAATGCAACAGAATCGCCAACATGAGCAAGGAAGACGGAGGTGAAAATAATGTCATAGAGGAAATCGTTGGAGCAGAGGGGGGCTTACAAATGAGAGAAATATGCAGAACgtcacaaaaaggaaacaactaCGAAGTAAACGAGGGGACCAAAATGTGTGACGGGCAGAGGACCGATCCTGAAACGGCTTCAGCTTTCGATCCTCCTCAGACTGTGTCCCTTAAGGCCAATAAGATTAAAACTAGCAACTTACAATCTGAAAAAGTCCTGGACAAAACTTCTGTGCTTAAAATCAGCTATCTGTAA